CTCACTTGTAAATCTGTCAAAAACtgtaacaaaattatttaattagcAGAAGCACTGAAGCATTGTTGACTGTATGCATATCCTAAACTAAGTGCAACTTAACTGGCACAGATTAAAGTTTATACAGGTGTTCTGCGTCTACTATCTAATCCATCTATTGGTAACTTAGCAGtgtatcaaaaatataaaaaggcCATCTTTAAAGATTGGTACAGTTATTAGCATCATGGCTGGATGACAAAAGGAAAGCCATGTAATTGAACATCTTGTAAAATAAGGCTTTGTATAAGCATGGAGCTTCAAAGTGAGCTAAAAATCACTATAAAGCATAAAAACCAATTCAGCCAGTCACTTCCTTAAACCACTCAATCCTGTCTTCATCTCAGAGATGCTTTAAGAacccccaaaaatgaaattttgcAAACTATTCAATTCCACAAAGTTACACTTAATGTGCAATAAATGTTGGCAttcttaataaaaacaaaagactAAATCTAAAtcaaacaaaacaatatatacaacacaaaaataaaataagtatcCAATATGCAACAGCCTCAAGTTGCACTCAGTAACCCCCAACCGACCTCCCCCACCCCATACCTCCCAAACACTGTAAGAAAAAGCAACTCCATGTGACATCAATAAGACCCCTCCCATTCCCACACATCTCATAACCCCACCCACCCGCATACATAGAGGACATCACAAAGCACGATTACATCACTAAGCCTGTTAGTTTGAGTAAGTCCCCCCTCGCTCCCGCATGGACCCCCACCCCTGGCTCTTATGGATTGGTGAAGGCATTGGCACAGGGGCTCCATTCATCTGTATTAGGGTTGTAGGCCTCAAATGAGTTAAGGAAGTTGTTTCCATCGAAGCCACCAATGGCGTAGATGATGTCGTCAAGCACGGCAGCACCGGCATTGCTGCGTGGTGAATTCATGCTACTCAACATCCTCCATTCGTTTCGGGCAGGGtcgtaaacttcaacacaacgCAGGGCATGAGAACCATCAAAGCCTCCTACCACCACAAGTTTACCTGAGAGAGAATAAACATTGGTGATTATTAGTAAAGCACTGAAAATTCGGTAAACCTTTGCCGGGAGGTGTAACATCTTTTGTTCTGCTTACCTTCATGGACGGCCACTCCAGCTCCTCTTCGGGCTATGTTCATCGGGGCAACAAGGGTCCAAGTGTTGTTTTCTGGATTGTAGCGCTCCACACTATTAAGACAGTTCCACGACTCTGCTCCTCCAATCACATACATGAATCCATCCAACTCGCACACAGCGGCCTGATGCCTCcctacacaaaaacacaaatagtaAGAACAGATACATCTGACTTTTTAACAGTGTAATCCCCCCCATAGGCTTAAGCTCTAATCTCTTAAATGCCTGCAACTTCTGTGGTTTAGTGTATtgaggatttttttaaatgtcaacgtGACTCACTGATGTTTAATGGGGCACAGCTGGTCCATTCCTTGCTTGCAGGATCAAAAACATCACAGTTCTTCAGACCTTTCTGTCCACATGGATCTGACCCTCCAACAACATACAGCTTGTCACTCAAAGAGCAGACACCTGGACAAAGTCAAACATACATTAACATATCTAAACCTTGGTAATTGTTATGGGCTTTGAGGGCATCTAATAGTCCATACCTGCATTGCACCGATTAGTCCTTAGCTCTGGCACTTTAGTCCACTCGTCATTATTGGGGTTGTAGGTCTCCCCACAGCTCAATTCGTCAGAGTGGCCATTGGAACCACCCATCACGTAAAGTTGACCCTGATTGGGAATGATTGATTATTTTACAGTGCTTTCAAAAGTGGAGAATGTGTGTGTACTTCATACACTTTGATTATATGTACAAACCATGAGCACAGCCATCTGAAATCTAGCACGTGGAGTCCTCATCGGGGAAATGAAAGTCCAGCTGTCAGTCTTCAGGTCGTAACATTCCACAGTCCTCAGACACTCCTCACGGTTGTAGCCACCTACGCAATAGATTGCCCATCAGACCGTGAATTTCATATAGAAAGATGAGAATTTCAGGACTCCATTCACTAACCTGCAGCAATGAGTCGACCGTTCAGAGCACCAGTGCCCAGCCCGGAGCGAGCGTAGTGCATGGGTGCCAGCAGCTTTTCCTGCTCTTCCTCCAGTGGCTTACTCTCAAAGCTCATGCTCTTGGTTAAGCAAGGGGTGGCAGAAGGTGAGGCCTGGGGACTGCTGCGCCCATGCAGAAAGATCACGCACAGCACGCCATTCAGCACGGCCAGACACAGGTACGTGTTGTCTGTAGGGAGAAACAAAGGAAGAGGGTGACTTAGAGACCTCAGTCCTGACAGCAGAGCATCTGAAGATCTGGGAGTTGCAAACATACTGGTTGTCTTCTCTGAAGCAATATATTTCCACTCTTGCTTGTAGGAATGTTTGGTAGATCCAGGGGAGAGACTGCAAGAGGAGCTGGTGCTCATCTGTCGGGGTA
The nucleotide sequence above comes from Paramisgurnus dabryanus chromosome 12, PD_genome_1.1, whole genome shotgun sequence. Encoded proteins:
- the ivns1abpa gene encoding influenza virus NS1A-binding protein homolog A, producing the protein MIPNGYLVFEDESFLDSTVAKMNALRKNGQFCDVRLQVCGHELMAHRAVLACCSPYLFEIFNSDLEPQGMSHVKFEDLDPEAVEILLNYAYTAQLKADKELVKEVYSAAKRLKMERVKQICGDYLLSKMDCQSAISYRNFASSMEDMRLLGKIDSYIQEHLLEVSEQEDFLKLPRLKLEVMLEDNMSLPSNGKLYSKVIVWVQRNLLENGEPLERLMEEVQTLYYSAGHKLLDGSLLDGQAEVFGTEDDHIQFVQKKLPRENVPRQMSTSSSCSLSPGSTKHSYKQEWKYIASEKTTNNTYLCLAVLNGVLCVIFLHGRSSPQASPSATPCLTKSMSFESKPLEEEQEKLLAPMHYARSGLGTGALNGRLIAAGGYNREECLRTVECYDLKTDSWTFISPMRTPRARFQMAVLMGQLYVMGGSNGHSDELSCGETYNPNNDEWTKVPELRTNRCNAGVCSLSDKLYVVGGSDPCGQKGLKNCDVFDPASKEWTSCAPLNIRRHQAAVCELDGFMYVIGGAESWNCLNSVERYNPENNTWTLVAPMNIARRGAGVAVHEGKLVVVGGFDGSHALRCVEVYDPARNEWRMLSSMNSPRSNAGAAVLDDIIYAIGGFDGNNFLNSFEAYNPNTDEWSPCANAFTNP